In Rana temporaria chromosome 3, aRanTem1.1, whole genome shotgun sequence, a single window of DNA contains:
- the LOC120931359 gene encoding E3 SUMO-protein ligase ZBED1-like isoform X2: MDSNKILNGKFTFKKLPNGSIDKTKVICGFCGCELSYHRSTSSLKYHLMAKHTADGNSPLPGQSQATMDVFRQKHMDTTTKNKLTAAIAKWVATACRPVNVVEDEGLADIIRIASNDWTYELPSRATITSNVQKLYETEKAKVQQALDNTKAVALTGDYWTSVSNHNYLGVTAHYFDPQWKLQAHALTVLKTEERHFADAVAEHFMQVAREWDIEQKVVSLTTDSARNMIAAARQLPFVHVPCIAHSVHRAVTVSLTNSPFDSALAKCRKVVGHFKHSPANQAELEQQQVTHNKKKESLAQEVSTRWNSTLEMIKRVQRNAEPLKDALALHTTNIAMPTVTELEKLKKLEAVLEHCRYVSELLGGEKFVSCSVVLPALCHLSRVMEVTEDDPAYTIKFKGTFAADMEGRKEKTNITWLRVATALDPRFKDLKCLSKPDRAEVWGTIRALLQEMVRERPAQPDNKVTPEPPTKKPTLMLTNESSSDEEEDSIDQCLRRYKSEPLTGMDDCPQEWWSTHEGAHSEMARLARKYLATPATSVPSERLFSLSGHVVQKKRASLLSENVNRLVCLSNWLKAKK; the protein is encoded by the exons ATGGATTCCAATAAGATTCTGAATGGAAAGTTTACTTTTAAAAAGTTGCCAAATGGTTCCATTGACAAGACCAAAGTGATCTGTGGGTTTTGTGGTTGTGAACTGAGCTATCATCGCAGCACGTCCAGTCTGAAATACCACTTGATGGCCAAGCACACAGCTGATGGGAATTCTCCGCTCCCTGGTCAAAGCCAGGCGACAATGGATGTTTTCAGACAGAAGCACATGGATACCACAACTAAGAACAAACTTACTGCAGCCATAGCTAAATGGGTGGCTACTGCATGTAGGCCTGTTAATGTTGTGGAGGACGAGGGTCTAGCTGATATCATTCGCATCGCATCAAACGACTGGACCTACGAATTGCCTTCGAGAGCCACCATTACAAGCAACGTACAGAAATTGTACGAAACGGAGAAAGCCAAGGTACAGCAGGCGTTGGACAATACAAAAGCAGTCGCGCTCACTGGTGATTACTGGACGTCCGTAAGTAATCACAACTACCTCGGGGTCACAGCGCATTACTTTGATCCACAGTGGAAACTTCAAGCTCATGCTTTGACTGTTCTAAAGACAGAAGAGAGGCACTTCGCTGATGCTGTTGCAGAGCACTTTATGCAAGTAGCTAGAGAGTGGGACATTGAACAAAAAGTTGTCTCACTGACCACGGATAGTGCACGCAACATGATTGCAGCGGCCAGGCAGCTCCCCTTTGTGCACGTGCCGTGCATCGCACACAGTGTGCACCGAGCCGTCACGGTTTCTCTAACCAACAGCCCGTTTGACAGCGCATTGGCAAAATGCAGAAAGGTCGTGGGACATTTTAAGCACAGCCCTGCAAACCAAGCGGAGCTCGAGCAACAACAAGTCACACATAATAAGAAGAAAGAGTCACTCGCACAGGAAGTGTCAACCAGATGGAATAGTACCCTGGAAATGATCAAGCGTGTTCAGCGGAATGCTGAACCACTGAAAGATGCACTGGCCCTGCACACAACCAACATCGCCATGCCAACAGTTACTGAGCTGGAGAAACTGAAGAAGCTCGAGGCTGTGCTGGAGCACTGCAG GTATGTTTCTGAACTCCTGGGAGGAGAGAAGTTTGTGTCTTGCTCAGTGGTGCTGCCAGCGTTGTGTCATCTGTCACGAGTGATGGAGGTTACTGAGGATGATCCAGCTTACACGATCAAGTTCAAGGGAACCTTCGCAGCAGACATGGAGGGTCGCAAGGAGAAGACCAACATCACGTGGCTGAGAGTTGCGACAGCACTTGACCCAAG GTTTAAGGATCTCAAGTGTCTGAGCAAACCTGACAGGGCTGAGGTGTGGGGTACGATCCGCGCCTTGCTCCAGGAGATGGTAAGGGAGAGGCCTGCACAGCCGGATAACAAAGTCACGCCTGAGCCTCCTACAAAGAAACCAACACTTATGCTTACAAACGAGTCTTCGTCTGATGAAGAGGAGGACAGTATTGACCAATGTCTGAGGCGCTACAAGTCAGAGCCTCTTACTGGCATGGATGACTGTCCCCAGGAATGGTGGTCCACACATGAAGGGGCACACAGTGAAATGGCCCGCCTTGCACGCAAGTACTTAGCAACACCAGCCACATCAGTACCTTCTGAAAGGTTGTTTTCACTGTCTGGGCATGTTGTACAAAAGAAGCGAGCTTCCCTGTTGTCTGAAAATGTCAACAGGCTTGTGTGTTTGAGTAACTGGCTCAAAGCAAAGAAGTAG
- the LOC120931359 gene encoding E3 SUMO-protein ligase ZBED1-like isoform X1, translating to MDSNKILNGKFTFKKLPNGSIDKTKVICGFCGCELSYHRSTSSLKYHLMAKHTADGNSPLPGQSQATMDVFRQKHMDTTTKNKLTAAIAKWVATACRPVNVVEDEGLADIIRIASNDWTYELPSRATITSNVQKLYETEKAKVQQALDNTKAVALTGDYWTSVSNHNYLGVTAHYFDPQWKLQAHALTVLKTEERHFADAVAEHFMQVAREWDIEQKVVSLTTDSARNMIAAARQLPFVHVPCIAHSVHRAVTVSLTNSPFDSALAKCRKVVGHFKHSPANQAELEQQQVTHNKKKESLAQEVSTRWNSTLEMIKRVQRNAEPLKDALALHTTNIAMPTVTELEKLKKLEAVLEHCRYVSELLGGEKFVSCSVVLPALCHLSRVMEVTEDDPAYTIKFKGTFAADMEGRKEKTNITWLRVATALDPRSDSNEIGVLSQFCYTRTCTCIKVAFHFISRFKDLKCLSKPDRAEVWGTIRALLQEMVRERPAQPDNKVTPEPPTKKPTLMLTNESSSDEEEDSIDQCLRRYKSEPLTGMDDCPQEWWSTHEGAHSEMARLARKYLATPATSVPSERLFSLSGHVVQKKRASLLSENVNRLVCLSNWLKAKK from the exons ATGGATTCCAATAAGATTCTGAATGGAAAGTTTACTTTTAAAAAGTTGCCAAATGGTTCCATTGACAAGACCAAAGTGATCTGTGGGTTTTGTGGTTGTGAACTGAGCTATCATCGCAGCACGTCCAGTCTGAAATACCACTTGATGGCCAAGCACACAGCTGATGGGAATTCTCCGCTCCCTGGTCAAAGCCAGGCGACAATGGATGTTTTCAGACAGAAGCACATGGATACCACAACTAAGAACAAACTTACTGCAGCCATAGCTAAATGGGTGGCTACTGCATGTAGGCCTGTTAATGTTGTGGAGGACGAGGGTCTAGCTGATATCATTCGCATCGCATCAAACGACTGGACCTACGAATTGCCTTCGAGAGCCACCATTACAAGCAACGTACAGAAATTGTACGAAACGGAGAAAGCCAAGGTACAGCAGGCGTTGGACAATACAAAAGCAGTCGCGCTCACTGGTGATTACTGGACGTCCGTAAGTAATCACAACTACCTCGGGGTCACAGCGCATTACTTTGATCCACAGTGGAAACTTCAAGCTCATGCTTTGACTGTTCTAAAGACAGAAGAGAGGCACTTCGCTGATGCTGTTGCAGAGCACTTTATGCAAGTAGCTAGAGAGTGGGACATTGAACAAAAAGTTGTCTCACTGACCACGGATAGTGCACGCAACATGATTGCAGCGGCCAGGCAGCTCCCCTTTGTGCACGTGCCGTGCATCGCACACAGTGTGCACCGAGCCGTCACGGTTTCTCTAACCAACAGCCCGTTTGACAGCGCATTGGCAAAATGCAGAAAGGTCGTGGGACATTTTAAGCACAGCCCTGCAAACCAAGCGGAGCTCGAGCAACAACAAGTCACACATAATAAGAAGAAAGAGTCACTCGCACAGGAAGTGTCAACCAGATGGAATAGTACCCTGGAAATGATCAAGCGTGTTCAGCGGAATGCTGAACCACTGAAAGATGCACTGGCCCTGCACACAACCAACATCGCCATGCCAACAGTTACTGAGCTGGAGAAACTGAAGAAGCTCGAGGCTGTGCTGGAGCACTGCAG GTATGTTTCTGAACTCCTGGGAGGAGAGAAGTTTGTGTCTTGCTCAGTGGTGCTGCCAGCGTTGTGTCATCTGTCACGAGTGATGGAGGTTACTGAGGATGATCCAGCTTACACGATCAAGTTCAAGGGAACCTTCGCAGCAGACATGGAGGGTCGCAAGGAGAAGACCAACATCACGTGGCTGAGAGTTGCGACAGCACTTGACCCAAGGTCAGATAGCAATGAGATAGGGGTATTGTCGCAATTTTGTTATACCCGCACCTGTACTTGTATTAAAGTtgcatttcatttcatttcaagGTTTAAGGATCTCAAGTGTCTGAGCAAACCTGACAGGGCTGAGGTGTGGGGTACGATCCGCGCCTTGCTCCAGGAGATGGTAAGGGAGAGGCCTGCACAGCCGGATAACAAAGTCACGCCTGAGCCTCCTACAAAGAAACCAACACTTATGCTTACAAACGAGTCTTCGTCTGATGAAGAGGAGGACAGTATTGACCAATGTCTGAGGCGCTACAAGTCAGAGCCTCTTACTGGCATGGATGACTGTCCCCAGGAATGGTGGTCCACACATGAAGGGGCACACAGTGAAATGGCCCGCCTTGCACGCAAGTACTTAGCAACACCAGCCACATCAGTACCTTCTGAAAGGTTGTTTTCACTGTCTGGGCATGTTGTACAAAAGAAGCGAGCTTCCCTGTTGTCTGAAAATGTCAACAGGCTTGTGTGTTTGAGTAACTGGCTCAAAGCAAAGAAGTAG